A region of Dioscorea cayenensis subsp. rotundata cultivar TDr96_F1 chromosome 5, TDr96_F1_v2_PseudoChromosome.rev07_lg8_w22 25.fasta, whole genome shotgun sequence DNA encodes the following proteins:
- the LOC120261491 gene encoding zinc finger MYM-type protein 5-like: MEKSGGRARREKSHLLDLISRFGFAHRKIGHIGISKMKKYFMPINPSPSSTPEPSTTNNETPIDQASGKRPRVEVEVSDNDIVSDPGLRNPINSFPLEMRDTLRRRYLAKGPCQPVGHQFPQTNKRRFLPNWFKRFAWLEYSVSKDKAFCLYCYLFPNKGNNSNKGGGNAFTEVGYSNWKNGMQNFIAHEGGPESPHTFARIKVEQYQNQRENIDFVFSSKNVANEDEYRVRLTTVVRVARYLLGEGLAF, from the exons AAAAATCTCATCTCTTGGATTTGATATCAAGATTTGGCTTTGCACATAGAAAGATTGGCCATATTG gaatttcaaaaatgaaaaagtattTCATGCCAATAAACCCGAGTCCTTCATCAACTCCCGAACCATCAACAACGAATAATGAAACTCCTATTGACCAAGCTAGTGGAAAAAGACCTCGTGTAGAGGTAGAAGTTTCCGATAATGATATAGTTAGTGATCCGGGCTTGAGAAATCCAATTAATAGCTTTCCATTAGAGATGAGGGATACATTGAGAAGGAGATACTTAGCTAAAGGGCCTTGTCAACCAGTTGGGCATCAATTtcctcaaacaaataaaaggagGTTTCTCCCTAATTGGTTTAAAAGATTTGCTTGGCTAGAGTATAGCGTTTCCAAAGATAAAgcattttgtttatattgctACTTGTTTCCCAATAAAGGCAATAATAGCAATAAAGGTGGCGGCAATGCTTTTACGGAAGTTGGGTATAGTAATTGGAAAAATGGCATGCAAAATTTTATTGCTCATGAAGGAGGTCCGGAAAGCCCACACACATTTGCAAGAATTAAGGTTGAGCAATATCAAAACCAAAGGGAgaatattgattttgttttttcttcaaagaATGTTGCTAATGAAGATGAGTATCGTGTTCGGTTGACAACAGTTGTAAGAGTAGCTCGATATCTTTTGGGTGAAGGATTGGCTTTTTGA